A DNA window from Dehalococcoidia bacterium contains the following coding sequences:
- the dctP gene encoding TRAP transporter substrate-binding protein DctP, which produces MRKKSLLIIGLVMVLVLSLVGACAKPAPPAPAPAPAPAPAPAGPTYQYKWRMSSALASETEQVIASKRLADKVRERTDGRVDITIYGDAILGAWDLTNESVIRGDLEMMGEALDDSWDPRIAIGYYMPFIYIDYAAQRELCQPGGIVYNLLNSVSAGLNYRVLGYFSAGVGGTSLTKVPPSPFDPDVPKGMKTRVMALTACRLTYERMGYMVAAIPFGEVYTAIQTGIVEGQQGGGPMQAWMFKDVNSVWLHYKDYIEPIWWSVNEDAWQSLHPIDQEILIGAVQEEQDTQVAYVEEMDEKYMQMLRDYGWTVLIPTDAEWDNIAAAIREDVWPELVPLIGKDMLYQLCDHLGVPRF; this is translated from the coding sequence ATGAGAAAGAAAAGTTTACTGATTATCGGTCTGGTTATGGTATTGGTGTTGTCACTGGTTGGAGCCTGTGCTAAACCCGCACCACCTGCCCCAGCTCCAGCCCCAGCACCGGCGCCAGCACCGGCAGGTCCTACCTATCAGTATAAATGGCGAATGAGTAGCGCTCTCGCGTCGGAGACTGAACAGGTTATAGCAAGCAAGAGACTCGCCGACAAGGTAAGGGAAAGGACTGACGGTCGTGTTGACATTACCATTTATGGCGATGCTATCTTGGGAGCCTGGGACTTGACCAATGAGAGTGTCATCCGTGGTGACCTTGAAATGATGGGCGAAGCTCTGGATGACAGCTGGGACCCCAGAATTGCTATAGGCTATTATATGCCGTTCATCTACATCGACTACGCTGCTCAGCGAGAATTGTGCCAACCGGGTGGCATAGTCTATAACCTTCTTAACTCGGTGTCGGCGGGCTTAAACTATCGCGTGCTGGGTTACTTTTCGGCTGGCGTCGGGGGGACGAGCCTTACCAAAGTTCCTCCTAGCCCCTTTGACCCTGATGTGCCCAAGGGTATGAAAACTAGAGTTATGGCGCTGACCGCCTGCCGGCTCACTTATGAGCGTATGGGTTATATGGTCGCGGCTATTCCTTTTGGAGAGGTCTATACTGCCATACAGACCGGCATCGTCGAGGGCCAGCAGGGTGGCGGACCAATGCAGGCATGGATGTTTAAGGATGTAAATAGTGTCTGGCTTCACTACAAGGACTACATTGAGCCTATCTGGTGGTCCGTTAATGAAGACGCTTGGCAAAGCCTTCACCCAATTGACCAAGAGATACTCATAGGCGCTGTTCAGGAAGAACAGGACACCCAGGTCGCTTATGTCGAGGAAATGGACGAGAAGTACATGCAGATGCTCAGAGACTACGGCTGGACAGTACTAATCCCTACTGATGCCGAGTGGGATAATATCGCTGCTGCTATTCGTGAAGACGTCTGGCCAGAGCTGGTCCCGCTAATCGGTAAGGACATGCTCTACCAGTTATGTGATCATCTGGGAGTGCCGCGCTTTTAA
- a CDS encoding dihydrodipicolinate reductase — protein sequence MMSKVKVVQYGCGPIGCSVARLASQRPDTEIVGAIDIDKSLVGRDLGEIAGLNKKLGVSISDEVDAVLSQTRPDVVLLTTSSSLKAVYPQLEKCIRAGVNVASTCEELCYPYRKEPQLSAEIDKLAKANSVTVLGTGINPGFLMDSWPLFMTGVCQEVEAIRAVRVQDASSRRGPFQKKIGAGCTFDEFMERVAAGTLRHVGLAESIAMIASGLGWKLDDITETIEPVIAKAQVRTNFVTVEPGQVAGVRQVGRGIRAGDNLIILEFEASVGAPESYDAVYIKGTPNMEVLIKGGTHGDIATAAIVVNSAKRVIDAPPGLVTMKDLSVVSALGA from the coding sequence ATGATGTCAAAAGTTAAAGTAGTGCAATACGGGTGCGGTCCTATCGGGTGTAGCGTAGCTAGACTTGCTTCACAAAGGCCGGATACTGAGATTGTTGGTGCCATCGACATTGACAAGAGCTTAGTGGGACGTGATCTGGGTGAAATTGCTGGCCTCAACAAGAAACTGGGGGTCAGCATTTCTGATGAAGTTGACGCTGTTTTATCTCAAACTAGGCCTGATGTTGTTCTTCTTACCACGTCATCTTCTCTGAAGGCCGTTTACCCGCAGTTGGAGAAGTGCATAAGGGCTGGCGTGAATGTGGCGTCGACTTGCGAGGAACTCTGTTACCCGTATCGCAAAGAACCTCAACTTTCGGCCGAAATCGATAAGCTGGCCAAAGCAAACAGTGTTACAGTGCTGGGAACTGGGATAAATCCCGGTTTTCTTATGGATAGCTGGCCATTATTCATGACCGGGGTGTGTCAAGAAGTCGAAGCAATCAGGGCAGTCAGAGTTCAGGATGCTTCTTCACGCCGGGGTCCCTTCCAGAAGAAGATAGGAGCCGGATGTACATTTGACGAATTTATGGAGCGAGTCGCTGCTGGGACTTTAAGGCATGTCGGCTTGGCTGAATCAATAGCGATGATTGCTAGCGGTTTAGGCTGGAAGTTAGACGATATTACCGAAACCATTGAGCCTGTAATTGCTAAGGCTCAGGTGAGGACCAATTTCGTAACCGTGGAGCCGGGACAGGTAGCTGGTGTTAGACAGGTGGGTAGAGGGATCAGGGCAGGAGACAATCTAATAATCCTGGAGTTCGAGGCGTCGGTTGGTGCTCCCGAGTCCTATGATGCGGTGTACATAAAGGGGACTCCCAATATGGAAGTGCTTATTAAAGGAGGTACACATGGTGATATAGCTACGGCAGCGATAGTTGTCAACTCAGCTAAACGGGTTATAGACGCCCCACCAGGACTAGTGACCATGAAGGATTTATCAGTGGTCTCAGCCCTGGGTGCCTAG
- a CDS encoding aminotransferase class III-fold pyridoxal phosphate-dependent enzyme: protein MLTKESLVEEYKRTHPESERLHEEATKLFVANGATHVARILDPFRPYITHARGSRKWDIDGREYICYVMGHGALILGHSHPEVVKAVQEQMAKGVHFGENHELEVKWAELVKSMMPVAERVELCACGQEANLMAIRIARAFTGRTKILRFEENFHGWAGEVAPLGSAGAFMPEVTFVPMHDLDRVERELATEEYALVMTEGGGATMAGQLPWDFDFIRSLPSLTKRYGTLWLIDEVVTGFRESRGGWQERVGVKPDLASLGKCVGGGIPVGAVVGRADVMGVLDPKRPMEHINHTGTWNANPVQCAAGVAACTHYLDGGPQERAAEIGAYLREEGNKVLRKRNINGRLYGRTIVHLYLGPIDYEPSDNTLPPTKDVQKIINPAMTPVKAQLCLHLLQRGVATMGARFFVLSASHTEEDIDQTIEAFDSALDDMVSEKALTVIT, encoded by the coding sequence ATGTTAACTAAAGAGAGTTTGGTAGAGGAATATAAGAGGACCCATCCTGAATCGGAGAGACTACATGAAGAGGCAACTAAGTTATTCGTGGCCAATGGCGCTACCCATGTTGCTCGAATTTTGGACCCTTTCAGACCTTACATCACCCATGCCAGGGGGTCTCGGAAGTGGGACATAGATGGCCGCGAGTACATCTGTTACGTGATGGGACACGGTGCCCTGATACTGGGTCACAGCCACCCGGAGGTAGTTAAAGCAGTGCAGGAGCAAATGGCCAAGGGTGTCCACTTCGGTGAAAACCACGAATTGGAAGTGAAATGGGCGGAGCTAGTCAAGAGTATGATGCCTGTGGCGGAGAGAGTCGAGCTGTGCGCCTGCGGCCAGGAAGCTAACCTTATGGCGATAAGGATTGCTCGAGCTTTCACCGGCAGGACTAAAATCCTGAGGTTTGAGGAGAATTTTCACGGATGGGCTGGCGAAGTGGCACCACTCGGTTCAGCAGGTGCGTTTATGCCTGAAGTCACCTTTGTTCCTATGCACGACCTTGACCGGGTCGAAAGGGAACTTGCGACTGAAGAGTATGCTCTCGTTATGACTGAAGGCGGCGGTGCTACTATGGCTGGTCAGCTCCCGTGGGACTTTGACTTCATCCGTTCTCTGCCAAGTTTGACTAAAAGGTATGGTACCCTCTGGCTTATTGATGAGGTAGTCACCGGCTTCCGGGAGTCCCGCGGTGGATGGCAGGAGAGGGTCGGCGTCAAGCCTGACCTAGCCAGTTTGGGCAAGTGTGTGGGGGGAGGCATTCCCGTTGGCGCCGTGGTAGGTCGGGCTGACGTTATGGGTGTACTTGATCCAAAACGTCCCATGGAACACATCAATCATACTGGAACTTGGAATGCTAATCCAGTTCAATGTGCCGCTGGCGTCGCTGCCTGCACTCATTACTTAGATGGTGGGCCACAAGAGAGAGCGGCGGAAATTGGTGCTTATCTTCGAGAGGAAGGCAACAAAGTACTGAGAAAGCGGAATATTAACGGGCGCCTCTATGGCAGGACTATTGTCCATTTATACCTTGGCCCGATTGACTACGAACCGTCTGACAATACCCTGCCACCGACCAAAGATGTCCAGAAGATTATAAACCCGGCAATGACACCCGTTAAGGCACAACTCTGCCTTCATCTGCTTCAGCGTGGTGTCGCAACCATGGGGGCAAGATTTTTTGTCCTTTCGGCCTCTCACACTGAGGAAGACATTGACCAGACTATCGAAGCCTTTGACTCGGCCCTTGATGATATGGTGTCGGAGAAAGCACTTACTGTAATAACATAG
- a CDS encoding Lrp/AsnC ligand binding domain-containing protein translates to MAAKAFLLIVTAAGKSSEVVTSLSKLKGVISVDTVTGPYDIIAILQGESLNDVGYLITGKINSIAGISRVVTCLVI, encoded by the coding sequence ATGGCAGCAAAGGCCTTTCTTCTCATTGTAACAGCGGCGGGTAAAAGCAGTGAGGTTGTTACGTCTCTCAGCAAGCTAAAAGGAGTAATTTCAGTTGATACTGTAACCGGGCCCTATGACATTATCGCTATTTTACAAGGGGAAAGCTTGAATGATGTGGGCTATCTGATAACCGGGAAAATCAACTCCATTGCTGGCATTTCCAGAGTGGTAACCTGCTTGGTAATCTAA
- a CDS encoding TRAP transporter small permease subunit produces the protein MVSARSSLANNLVFRWIPAFMWYAMLIACIPLVLLIFSQVWLRYVFHLPLLWVEEVAIVPAFWMYMMGAAYATFERSHIKVDIVGITVHSPKRRLIIRFISALITLGLAMLFLQWGYQFFVWDLKMNPQTSSLRFPIVYARCSFFFAAGILGGFYFWIETVDLARQLFWGKVPLFTRKEM, from the coding sequence ATGGTGAGCGCAAGAAGCTCTTTAGCCAATAACCTGGTTTTTCGGTGGATACCAGCATTCATGTGGTATGCCATGCTGATAGCTTGCATCCCCCTTGTACTTCTGATTTTCAGCCAGGTATGGCTGCGTTACGTGTTTCATCTCCCACTGCTCTGGGTGGAAGAGGTGGCCATTGTCCCTGCCTTCTGGATGTACATGATGGGCGCAGCCTATGCCACTTTTGAGCGGTCTCACATTAAAGTGGATATAGTAGGAATTACAGTTCATAGCCCGAAGAGGCGGCTGATAATCAGATTTATCTCCGCGCTGATTACACTTGGACTGGCCATGCTTTTTCTTCAGTGGGGCTATCAGTTTTTTGTTTGGGACCTTAAAATGAATCCGCAGACGTCGAGCTTAAGATTCCCCATTGTCTACGCGCGCTGTTCTTTCTTCTTTGCTGCGGGTATACTGGGGGGCTTCTATTTCTGGATTGAAACAGTTGACCTGGCACGCCAGCTATTTTGGGGTAAGGTCCCGCTATTTACGAGGAAGGAGATGTAG
- a CDS encoding TRAP transporter large permease gives METALFGVPNLGIFIDLAILIGLLLLGVPAPFAFMAALSFLVYVYGFEVTAQLPTAFHKMKSLTLLALPFFIMLGGFMTVGGIADRLVAFADALVGRFRGGLGMVAVVACAMVGAIAGTCSAAVAALGGLVVPEMEKQGYSRGYATGLLAVSSVLGQLIPPSVPMILYGFITYQSVTACFLAGVGPGILTVIIYCIVNYFMVRNNTEIKVLPPIGVRAQTKQVGVALYKGFFSLMMPVILLGGIYGGIFTCTEAAAVALVYAIVVGLFIYRSLKLRDIGGIFATQSVTTGVVVLMVIFVLVLSRVMTMQNIPQGMIAMISEVTENYYVTLLMVNLFLILLGMIVDDFTGTLLAAPLLFPLMTHIGVHPIHFAAILGTNLGLGNVTPPTAPILYLAARIGNVSVDKMIKPALVFMVCGALPVVLVTTYWPDLSLFLPRLLMPRVMGVAG, from the coding sequence TTGGAGACAGCCTTATTTGGCGTACCAAACTTGGGTATATTTATTGACTTGGCTATCCTGATTGGTCTGCTCCTGCTGGGTGTGCCAGCGCCCTTTGCCTTCATGGCGGCTCTCTCATTTCTGGTTTATGTGTATGGTTTTGAGGTCACGGCACAGCTACCCACGGCTTTCCACAAGATGAAATCGCTGACCCTCCTAGCTCTGCCCTTCTTTATCATGCTGGGAGGGTTCATGACTGTAGGAGGTATTGCCGATAGGTTGGTAGCTTTCGCCGATGCCCTGGTGGGCAGGTTTAGGGGCGGCTTGGGGATGGTTGCCGTTGTAGCCTGCGCCATGGTTGGCGCTATCGCTGGCACTTGCTCAGCGGCGGTAGCAGCACTAGGTGGACTGGTGGTTCCAGAAATGGAAAAACAAGGCTACTCTAGGGGATACGCCACTGGGCTGCTGGCGGTTTCATCAGTGCTGGGACAGCTAATTCCACCCAGCGTGCCGATGATACTCTATGGCTTTATTACCTACCAGTCAGTCACCGCCTGTTTTCTGGCCGGGGTTGGCCCGGGCATCCTCACCGTAATCATCTACTGCATTGTTAATTACTTCATGGTACGGAACAATACCGAAATAAAAGTATTACCGCCTATCGGGGTCCGGGCACAAACTAAACAGGTGGGGGTTGCCCTGTACAAAGGCTTTTTTTCCCTTATGATGCCCGTTATCCTCCTTGGGGGTATTTATGGCGGCATCTTCACCTGTACCGAAGCAGCCGCCGTAGCTTTAGTCTACGCTATAGTTGTAGGATTGTTCATCTACCGCAGCCTGAAACTCAGGGATATAGGGGGAATTTTCGCCACCCAGTCTGTTACTACTGGTGTGGTAGTGCTAATGGTTATTTTTGTGCTCGTTTTAAGCCGTGTCATGACTATGCAGAATATCCCGCAAGGTATGATCGCGATGATAAGTGAGGTTACCGAGAACTACTATGTAACGCTGCTGATGGTAAACCTTTTCCTCATTCTTCTCGGAATGATTGTGGACGATTTTACTGGCACCCTGCTGGCAGCACCCCTCTTGTTCCCGCTAATGACACACATCGGGGTTCATCCTATTCACTTCGCCGCTATCCTGGGCACCAACTTGGGGTTGGGGAATGTTACCCCACCCACAGCTCCGATCCTTTATCTGGCAGCGCGCATCGGCAACGTTAGTGTTGATAAGATGATAAAGCCGGCACTGGTTTTCATGGTTTGTGGCGCCCTGCCGGTAGTGCTCGTCACTACTTATTGGCCCGACCTGTCGTTATTTCTGCCCCGGCTGTTAATGCCCAGGGTTATGGGAGTAGCTGGATAA
- a CDS encoding acyl carrier protein yields the protein MATVYERLKKIIVELLRVEEEEITPSTKLVDDLGADSLDLVRLIMEIEDEFSNGSVKVDIPDEDAEKILTVQDAIDYLKGLGIKDD from the coding sequence GTGGCAACCGTTTATGAGCGTCTGAAGAAGATAATTGTCGAACTCCTTAGAGTCGAAGAAGAAGAGATAACACCCTCAACCAAACTTGTTGATGACTTGGGTGCCGATTCCCTGGATTTGGTACGGCTTATAATGGAAATCGAAGATGAGTTTAGCAATGGCTCCGTAAAGGTTGATATACCCGACGAGGATGCCGAAAAGATATTAACCGTCCAAGATGCGATTGACTATCTTAAAGGCCTTGGCATTAAGGATGATTAA